The following proteins are encoded in a genomic region of Musa acuminata AAA Group cultivar baxijiao chromosome BXJ2-11, Cavendish_Baxijiao_AAA, whole genome shotgun sequence:
- the LOC135628020 gene encoding phosphoethanolamine N-methyltransferase-like has protein sequence MSSPTNAVVNGGEEREVQKIYWIEHSKELTVEAMMLDSHASELDKEERPEVLSLLPPYKGKSVLELGAGIGRFTGELAKEAGHVLALDFIESVIEKNESLNGHYKNTSFMCADVSSPDLSIEADSFDLIFSNWLLMYLSDKEVEKLVERMVKWLKVGGYIFFRESCFHQSGDSKRKVNPTHYREPSFYTKVFKGCHAYDVQGNSFELSLITCKCIAAYVKNKKNQNQICWIWQKIKSDNDRGFQLFLDNVQYKSSGILRYERIFGDGFVSTGGIETTTEFVAKLDLKPGQKVLDVGCGIGGGDFYMAENFDVEVVGIDLSINMISFALERAIGRKCSVEFEVADCTKKTYPDNTFDVIYSRDTILHIQDKPSLFKGFFKWLKPGGKVLISDYCKKSGTPSEDFAAYIKQRGYDLHDVDDYGQMLKDAGFHEVIAEDRTNQFLEVLQKELDAVEKDKEAFIHDFSQEDYDEIVSGWKAKLKRSWTGEQRWGLFIAKKN, from the exons ATGTCTTCTCCTACCAATGCCGTCGTCAATG GGGGAGAGGAGCGCGAGGTCCAGAAGATCTACTGGATAGAGCACTCCAAGGAACTCACTGTGGAGGCGATGATGCTCGACTCCCATGCCTCTGAACTCGACAAAGAAGAGAGGCCCGAG GTCCTGTCTTTGCTTCCACCTTACAAGGGAAAGTCAGTCTTGGAGCTAGGGGCTGGCATTGGTCGTTTTACTGGCGAACTAGCTAAAGAAGCTGGTCATGTTCTGGCTTTGGACTTCATTGAAAGTGTGATTGAGAAG AATGAGAGTTTGAATGGGCACTATAAGAATACAAGCTTTATGTGTGCTGATGTATCATCTCCAGACTTGTCTATTGAAGCAGATTCTTTTGATCTGATATTCTCAAATTGGTTACTAATGTATCTTTCTGATAAAGAG GTGGAAAAACTGGTGGAAAGGATGGTAAAATGGCTGAAGGTTGGTGGTTACATCTTCTTTAGAGAATCTTGCTTCCACCAATCCGGTGACTCGAAAAGGAAAGTCAACCCAACACATTACCGGGAGCCAAGTTTTTATACAAAG GTTTTTAAGGGGTGCCATGCGTATGATGTCCAAGGAAACTCCTTTGAACTTTCTCTTATTACATGTAAGTGCATTGCAGCTTAtgtgaagaacaagaaaaatcaaaatcaG ATCTGTTGGATATGGCAAAAAATCAAGTCAGATAATGACAGGGGTTTCCAGCTATTCTTAGACAATGTACAATATAAAAGCAGTGGAATTTTACGATATGAGCGCATCTTTGGAGATGGCTTTGTGAGCACGGGAGGAATTG AGACTACGACAGAGTTTGTGGCAAAGCTTGACCTTAAGCCTGGACAGAAGGTCCTTGATGTTGGATGTGGCATCGGGGGAGGTGACTTTTATATGGCTGAGAACTTTGATGTAGAAGTGGTTGGGATAGATCTTTCGATAAATATGATATCCTTTGCACTTGAACGTGCAATTGGACGCAAATGCTCAGTAGAGTTTGAGGTTGCTGACTGCACAAAAAAAACATATCCAGATAACACATTTGATGTTATATACAGCCGTGATACAATCCTTCATATACAG GATAAACCATCATTGTTCAAAGGCTTTTTTAAGTGGTTGAAACCAGGGGGTAAGGTTCTTATTAGTGATTACTGCAAGAAATCAGGGACTCCGTCAGAAGATTTTGCAGCGTATATTAAGCAAAGAGGGTATGATCTCCATGACGTCGATGATTATGGCCAG ATGCTAAAGGATGCTGGATTTCATGAAGTCATTGCCGAAGACAGGACAAATCAG TTTTTAGAGGTTCTTCAGAAGGAACTGGATGCTGTCGAGAAGGATAAGGAAGCATTCATACATGATTTCTCACAG GAAGACTATGACGAGATTGTGAGTGGCTGGAAGGCAAAGCTTAAGAGAAGTTGGACTGGTGAACAGAGATGGGGCCTGTTCATTGCGAAAAAGAATTGA